In Sporomusaceae bacterium, the following proteins share a genomic window:
- a CDS encoding threonine/serine exporter family protein: protein MKDVPLEDIVRLAVLAGEVLLRNGAETSRVEETMYHIARACGADKAECFVIPTGVFLTVTDFSGRPLTTMRRIKGRTINLDRIAKVNELSRRLADGRIDYAGALALLDRIAKERTGFSLVPSMVASGLVGGSFAVLQDGGSGEMAAALLTAMTVRYIAHVVSRLHGVQFTFEFLGALAAAMLGSLAVYLWPWLNRDVIVVGGIMPLVPGMAITNAIRDVIAGDLLSGVSLGLEAAMTAVAVAMGVVIVLAVM, encoded by the coding sequence GTGAAGGACGTGCCGCTCGAGGATATTGTCAGGCTGGCCGTGCTGGCCGGCGAGGTGCTGCTGCGCAACGGGGCCGAGACTTCGCGGGTGGAGGAGACGATGTACCATATCGCCCGCGCCTGCGGCGCCGATAAGGCGGAGTGCTTCGTCATCCCGACGGGGGTTTTTCTGACTGTGACCGATTTTTCCGGCCGGCCGCTGACGACGATGCGGCGGATCAAGGGCCGGACGATCAATCTCGACCGCATCGCGAAGGTTAACGAGCTGTCGCGCCGCCTGGCCGACGGCCGGATCGATTACGCCGGGGCGCTGGCGCTTTTGGACCGCATCGCCAAGGAGCGGACGGGCTTTTCGCTCGTGCCGTCGATGGTCGCCTCCGGTCTGGTGGGCGGCAGTTTCGCCGTGCTGCAGGACGGCGGGTCGGGCGAGATGGCGGCCGCGCTGCTGACGGCGATGACGGTGCGGTATATTGCCCATGTTGTTTCGCGCCTGCACGGGGTGCAGTTCACGTTCGAGTTTCTCGGGGCGCTGGCGGCGGCCATGCTCGGCAGCCTGGCTGTTTATCTCTGGCCCTGGCTGAACCGCGATGTCATCGTGGTGGGCGGCATCATGCCGCTGGTGCCGGGGATGGCGATCACCAACGCCATCCGCGACGTGATAGCGGGCGATCTGCTGAGCGGGGTGTCGCTCGGCCTGGAGGCGGCGATGACGGCGGTGGCGGTGGCGATGGGCGTGGTTATCGTGCTGGCGGTGATGTGA
- the tilS gene encoding tRNA lysidine(34) synthetase TilS → MLTAVREWIGRHGVPGAGDRVLAACSGGADSLALVQALHALREEYGFFLAVAHVNHLLRGAESDADAVFVREFAGALGLPFYDTEVDAAAFAAAEGRSLEDAARVLRYRFLRETAAKLGGALIATGHHRDDQAETVLLNLFRGAGGAGLGGMKPAAGGVIRPLLAVEREEIEAYCRANGLMPRTDSSNFSTEYLRNYLRLELMPRLAAVFNANIAATLCRTAELVGDEHDFVAAAALAAWPEVVSGEGDGLTVDCEALGALPVALRRELLRQVVAKNRGDLKGISFFHVEKLLELALAGTTGNAVELPGGLTVRREYGRLVFAAAPLPAAPPIGPPGIALTVPGTTPLPALGMTVTARLSAEPPMGDGPHRAVFAWEELTPPIRVRTRQAGDRFRPDGKKVKEFLIDAKVPRHLRGSIPVFTDGQGIIWLGGVRLGKRGRPGRQTGTFLELIIEQQED, encoded by the coding sequence ATGCTGACCGCGGTTAGGGAATGGATCGGGCGCCACGGCGTTCCGGGAGCGGGCGACAGGGTGCTGGCCGCCTGTTCGGGCGGGGCGGATTCGCTGGCCCTTGTCCAGGCGCTGCATGCGCTGAGGGAGGAATACGGCTTTTTCCTGGCGGTGGCCCATGTCAACCATTTGCTGCGGGGGGCGGAATCGGACGCCGACGCCGTTTTCGTCCGCGAGTTCGCGGGCGCGCTGGGACTGCCTTTTTACGATACCGAAGTTGACGCCGCCGCTTTCGCCGCCGCCGAGGGCCGCTCGCTGGAGGATGCGGCCCGCGTGCTGCGCTACAGATTCCTGCGGGAGACGGCGGCGAAACTGGGCGGGGCGCTGATCGCCACCGGCCACCACCGCGACGACCAGGCCGAGACGGTGCTGCTGAACCTTTTCCGCGGGGCGGGCGGCGCCGGGCTGGGCGGCATGAAGCCGGCGGCCGGCGGCGTGATCAGGCCGCTGCTGGCCGTGGAGCGGGAGGAGATCGAGGCGTACTGCCGCGCAAACGGGCTTATGCCGCGGACGGACAGTTCCAATTTTTCGACCGAGTATCTGCGCAATTATCTCCGCCTGGAGCTTATGCCTAGGCTGGCGGCGGTGTTCAACGCCAATATCGCGGCTACGCTGTGCCGCACCGCCGAGCTGGTCGGCGACGAGCACGATTTCGTGGCCGCCGCGGCTTTGGCGGCGTGGCCTGAGGTGGTGAGCGGCGAGGGGGACGGGCTGACGGTCGACTGCGAGGCGCTGGGGGCGCTGCCTGTCGCACTGCGCCGGGAGCTTCTCCGCCAGGTGGTGGCAAAAAATCGCGGCGATTTAAAAGGAATAAGCTTTTTCCATGTGGAAAAATTATTAGAATTAGCTTTAGCGGGAACGACCGGCAATGCGGTCGAACTGCCGGGCGGGCTTACCGTCCGCCGGGAATACGGCCGGCTGGTTTTCGCGGCCGCGCCTTTGCCGGCGGCGCCGCCTATCGGGCCGCCGGGGATCGCGCTGACCGTGCCGGGGACGACGCCGCTGCCCGCGCTGGGCATGACGGTGACGGCGAGGCTGTCGGCGGAGCCGCCGATGGGCGACGGGCCGCACAGGGCGGTGTTCGCCTGGGAGGAACTGACGCCGCCGATCCGTGTCCGCACCCGCCAGGCGGGGGATCGCTTCCGGCCGGACGGCAAGAAGGTGAAGGAATTCCTCATCGATGCCAAGGTGCCGCGGCATCTGCGGGGCAGCATCCCGGTGTTCACCGACGGACAGGGGATCATCTGGCTGGGCGGGGTGCGCCTGGGTAAGCGCGGCCGGCCGGGGCGACAGACAGGAACATTTCTCGAACTCATCATCGAACAACAGGAGGACTGA
- a CDS encoding NHLP leader peptide family RiPP precursor gives MRRRVVEDMENAHIEEKSAAVIREAWKNPAYLGELKRDPGGVIAREFGVELPAGTEVRVLEDTADSVNMVLVDPDHLPESQRTTPRGLLAAKAWHDPAFKQALLADPRATASAALGVKFPANFKVAVFEQTDNPLYVVIPFRPPALSDADLDKVAGGSGFFKEAWKLTREFGEEFVEYNYNGAKNAVENEFWYDTSGSQFAMVDQMAYHGGKYAGKELYKGGKKAYHAIKKVCHGW, from the coding sequence TTGCGGCGAAGGGTGGTCGAGGACATGGAAAACGCGCATATCGAGGAGAAGAGCGCGGCGGTTATCCGTGAGGCGTGGAAGAATCCAGCTTATCTGGGGGAACTGAAACGCGATCCCGGCGGGGTGATCGCCCGCGAGTTCGGCGTGGAGCTGCCGGCAGGCACCGAGGTTCGGGTGCTGGAAGACACCGCCGATTCGGTCAATATGGTATTGGTCGATCCCGATCATCTCCCGGAATCGCAGCGCACGACGCCGCGCGGGTTGCTGGCGGCAAAAGCCTGGCATGATCCGGCCTTCAAGCAGGCCCTGCTGGCCGATCCGCGGGCGACGGCCTCAGCCGCGCTGGGGGTCAAATTCCCGGCGAATTTCAAGGTTGCGGTGTTTGAGCAGACCGATAACCCGTTGTATGTTGTAATCCCCTTCCGGCCTCCGGCGCTGAGCGACGCGGACCTCGACAAGGTGGCTGGCGGCAGCGGCTTTTTCAAGGAGGCGTGGAAGCTAACCCGCGAATTTGGGGAGGAATTTGTGGAGTATAATTACAACGGTGCGAAAAATGCCGTCGAAAACGAGTTCTGGTACGACACTTCCGGCAGCCAGTTCGCAATGGTCGACCAGATGGCTTATCACGGCGGCAAATATGCCGGCAAGGAGCTTTACAAGGGCGGCAAGAAAGCGTATCACGCCATCAAGAAGGTTTGCCACGGCTGGTAA
- the hpt gene encoding hypoxanthine phosphoribosyltransferase translates to MNQDKDIKEVLVSTEALAARIKELGEAISADYAGKDILMVGVLRGAVIFMADLARAISRPVTIDFMAVSSYGASTSSSGVVKIVKDLDEDVAGRHLLIVEDIIDSGLTLKYLFENLKSRKPASVKICTLLSKPSRRKVDVPVDYNGFTIPDDFVVGYGLDFAEKYRNLPYVGVLKPEAYGS, encoded by the coding sequence GTGAATCAGGATAAGGACATAAAAGAGGTGCTTGTGAGCACCGAGGCCCTGGCGGCCAGGATCAAGGAACTGGGCGAGGCGATCAGCGCCGATTATGCCGGCAAGGATATTCTCATGGTCGGTGTACTGCGCGGCGCGGTGATTTTCATGGCCGACCTGGCGCGGGCCATCAGCCGCCCGGTGACGATCGATTTCATGGCCGTGTCGAGCTACGGGGCTTCGACCAGCTCCAGCGGCGTCGTGAAGATCGTCAAGGACCTGGACGAGGACGTGGCTGGCAGGCATCTGCTGATTGTCGAGGATATCATCGATTCGGGCCTGACTCTCAAGTACCTGTTCGAGAATCTGAAGTCGCGCAAGCCGGCGAGCGTGAAGATCTGCACGCTGCTGAGCAAGCCTTCCCGCCGCAAGGTCGATGTGCCGGTGGATTACAACGGCTTCACCATCCCCGACGATTTTGTGGTCGGCTACGGCCTGGATTTCGCGGAGAAGTACCGCAACCTGCCGTATGTGGGCGTGCTCAAGCCCGAGGCCTACGGCAGCTAG
- the ftsH gene encoding ATP-dependent zinc metalloprotease FtsH, producing the protein MNKFFRNVSFYLLIIIIAISIIDYYSSRTTTKTEISYTQFLRSVEEQKVERVTIVENTVRGKLKDGTEFTTVTPNDPTLIGSLREKNVDIKAEQPPQPPWWTTIFSSVLPMLLLIGVWFFIMQQTQGGGNRVMSFGKSRAKLHGEDKVKVTFADVAGADEAKQELEEVVEFLKHPKKFNDLGARIPKGVLLVGPPGTGKTLLARAVAGESGVPFFSISGSDFVEMFVGVGASRVRDLFEQAKKNAPCIVFIDEIDAVGRQRGAGLGGGHDEREQTLNQLLVEMDGFGVNEGIIIIAATNRPDILDPALLRPGRFDRQVVVDRPDVKGRQEILKVHTKGKPLAKDVSLEVLARRTPGFTGADLSNLINEAALLAARRNKKRIDMPELEESVERVVAGPERKSKVISDKEKKLTAYHEAGHALVGMMLTHTDPVHKVSIIPRGRAGGYTLMLPKEDRYYATRSELLDQLKTLLGGRVAEALVLNEISTGAQNDLERATELVRKMITEYGMSEVLGPITFGRRQDQQVFLGRDIARDRNYSEEVAYSIDKEVRRLIEDAYAKTEEMLKTNMDKLHIVADALIERETLEGSELQQLLDNGKIEEKEKPAEDQPQAAPVNATPTPADEPGPKVVYTFRRGDDEVWGTR; encoded by the coding sequence TTGAACAAGTTTTTCCGTAATGTCAGTTTCTATCTGCTCATCATCATCATCGCCATATCGATAATCGACTACTACTCCTCGCGCACCACCACCAAGACGGAAATCAGTTACACCCAGTTCTTGCGCAGTGTCGAAGAACAAAAGGTGGAGCGCGTGACGATAGTGGAGAACACCGTCCGCGGCAAACTCAAAGACGGCACGGAGTTTACCACGGTTACTCCCAACGATCCGACGCTGATCGGCTCCCTGCGGGAGAAGAATGTCGATATCAAGGCCGAACAGCCGCCGCAGCCGCCGTGGTGGACGACTATTTTCTCGTCCGTGCTGCCGATGCTGTTGCTGATCGGGGTCTGGTTCTTCATCATGCAGCAGACCCAGGGCGGCGGCAACCGGGTGATGTCGTTCGGCAAGAGCCGCGCCAAGCTGCACGGCGAGGATAAGGTGAAGGTGACCTTCGCCGACGTCGCCGGCGCCGACGAGGCCAAGCAGGAGCTCGAGGAAGTGGTCGAGTTTCTGAAGCATCCCAAGAAATTCAACGACCTGGGCGCGCGCATCCCCAAAGGGGTGCTGCTGGTCGGGCCGCCGGGCACGGGCAAGACGCTGCTCGCCCGCGCGGTGGCCGGCGAGTCCGGGGTGCCGTTTTTCAGCATCAGCGGCTCGGACTTCGTCGAAATGTTCGTCGGCGTGGGCGCCTCGAGGGTGCGCGACCTGTTCGAGCAGGCGAAGAAAAACGCGCCGTGCATCGTTTTCATCGACGAGATCGACGCCGTCGGCCGGCAGCGGGGCGCAGGCCTCGGCGGCGGCCACGACGAGCGCGAGCAGACCCTCAACCAATTGCTGGTTGAGATGGACGGTTTCGGCGTCAACGAGGGGATCATCATCATCGCCGCCACCAACCGCCCGGACATTCTCGACCCCGCCCTCCTCAGGCCGGGACGCTTCGACCGCCAGGTGGTGGTCGACCGGCCGGATGTGAAGGGCCGCCAGGAGATCCTCAAGGTTCACACCAAGGGTAAGCCGCTGGCCAAGGATGTCAGCCTGGAAGTGCTGGCCCGCCGGACGCCGGGCTTTACCGGCGCCGACCTCAGCAATCTGATCAACGAAGCCGCGCTGCTCGCCGCCCGCCGCAACAAGAAGCGCATCGACATGCCCGAGCTGGAGGAGTCGGTGGAGCGGGTGGTCGCCGGGCCGGAGCGCAAGAGCAAGGTTATCAGCGACAAGGAGAAGAAACTCACCGCGTATCATGAGGCCGGGCACGCCCTGGTCGGCATGATGCTGACCCATACCGACCCTGTGCATAAGGTGTCGATCATCCCCCGCGGGCGGGCGGGCGGCTACACGCTCATGCTCCCCAAGGAGGACCGCTACTACGCGACACGGTCCGAACTGCTCGACCAGCTCAAGACGCTGCTGGGCGGCCGGGTGGCCGAGGCGCTGGTGCTGAACGAGATCAGCACCGGGGCCCAGAACGACCTGGAGCGGGCCACCGAGCTGGTGCGCAAGATGATCACCGAGTATGGCATGAGCGAGGTGCTGGGGCCGATCACCTTCGGCCGGCGCCAGGACCAGCAGGTATTCCTCGGCCGCGATATCGCCCGCGACCGCAACTACAGCGAAGAGGTGGCCTACTCGATCGACAAGGAGGTCCGCCGTCTGATCGAGGATGCCTACGCCAAGACGGAAGAGATGCTCAAGACCAATATGGATAAGCTTCACATCGTCGCCGACGCGCTGATCGAGCGCGAGACGCTGGAAGGCTCGGAGCTCCAGCAGCTGCTGGACAACGGCAAGATCGAGGAGAAGGAGAAGCCGGCCGAGGATCAGCCCCAGGCCGCTCCCGTGAACGCTACCCCTACTCCCGCCGATGAGCCGGGTCCGAAGGTCGTGTATACTTTCCGCCGGGGGGACGACGAAGTATGGGGAACGCGCTGA
- a CDS encoding threonine/serine exporter family protein, producing the protein MMMKIAAVFVMGTAVGILYRIPRNLLLYGALNATLAWLVMVLLIASGTNAVAANFFGGIALGAAAEALARRLRQPATIFIIPGFFPLVPGREAYTTMRYVVEGRYGPATEMAVQTLLTAGAIAFGIFVSVTVYRLLLANGLKKGIGQC; encoded by the coding sequence ATGATGATGAAGATCGCGGCGGTGTTCGTGATGGGAACGGCGGTGGGTATTTTGTACCGCATCCCGCGCAATCTGCTGCTTTACGGGGCGCTCAACGCTACGCTGGCGTGGCTGGTGATGGTGCTGCTGATCGCGTCGGGCACGAACGCGGTGGCGGCGAATTTCTTCGGCGGCATCGCCCTGGGGGCGGCGGCCGAGGCGCTGGCGAGGCGGCTGCGCCAGCCGGCGACGATTTTTATCATCCCCGGATTCTTTCCGCTCGTGCCCGGGCGGGAGGCGTATACGACGATGCGTTATGTGGTTGAGGGCCGGTACGGGCCGGCGACGGAGATGGCGGTGCAGACGCTGCTGACCGCCGGCGCGATCGCTTTCGGCATTTTCGTGAGTGTGACCGTTTACCGGCTTTTGCTAGCCAACGGCTTGAAGAAAGGGATAGGCCAATGCTGA